The segment TGCATGGCCTCGGCGGGATGCAGGAAAAAAGAGGATATCCCAGTAGAGTTGAACGTCGCCACGATCTTCTTGCCGACCAGCCCCGATTTGCCCATTCCGGAGACGATTACCCGGCCGGTGCAATTGAGAATCGCCTCGACCGCCTTATCGAACGACTCATTAAGCCGCTCGGCCAGCCCGGCGATCGCCTCGGACTCGAGCCGGAAAACGTCGAGCGCGTGCTTGCGGGCGTTCATCCTCTGATAAACTCCTTCGGGTCTTTGCCGATCGCCTCGAAATACATGGTGAGTATTTCGCGCACGGCGCCGAACCCGCCCTTCTTCTGCGTGACCCACATCGATGCCGCCTGCATTTCGTCGACTGCATCGGCCACCGCGATCGGCAGTCCCACCGCTCGTGCCAGCTTCAGATCGAGCAGATCGTTGCCGACAAACGCGACCTCGTCGAATCCGATGTGCAGCCGTTCGAGCAGCGGCGTCAGCATGGACACCTTGTCCTTTTGTCCCTGCAGGACATTGGCCACGCCGAGGTCTTTCATGCGTGTGTCGGTGGCCGGAGAATACCGGCCGGATACGATGGCGATTTCCAGACCGGCCCGCATGGCGAGCACGATCAAAAACCCGTCGCCGATATTAAACCGCTTCATCTCGAACCCATCGGGGCCGAAATAGAGACTGTCGTCGGTCAGCACGCCGTCGACATCCAGCGCCAGCAAACGCACGCGCTTCAGCCGCTCGATAAACTGCTCCCGATCGAGCCTTTCTACAACACGGTCCGTCATCGGTGCGCCGCCTCCCGCACACGCAGCACTTCTTCGATAAGCTGTTCCATCTTTGCCAGCGGAAGCATCGCGCCGGCGTCCGATCGGGCCTTCGACGGATCCGGATGCGTCTCGACAAAGAGCCCGTCGATACCGACCGCCACGGCGGCCTTTGCCATCGGAATGACATACTGTGGCTGGCCGGACGAAGTCGCCCCGGCGCCGCCGGGCAACTGCAGGGAGTGCGTGACGTCGTAAATGACCGGGTATCCGGTCTCGCGCATTATTAATAGAGAGCGAAAATCGACTACCAGCGTGTGGTAGCCGAAACTGACCCCGCGTTCGGTCAGCATGATTTTTTTGGATTCGGCCTTGGCGGCGATTTTGGCCATGTCGTCGGGCGCGAGAAACTGCCCCTTCTTGATGTTTACCCAGCGGCCGGTCCGCGCTGCGCCGACGACAAGATCGGTCTGACGACACAAAAATGCCGGTATCTGGAGAATATCCGCTACCTCGGCGGCCGCGTCGATCTCACCCGTTTCGTGGATGTCGGTAAGTATCGGGAGGCCGGTTCGTTCCTTGACGCGTCGCAGTATCGCCAGTCCCTCGTCGAGGCCCGGCCCCGCGTATGAGCCTTTCGAAAGTCGGTTGGCCTTTTTGAACGACGCCTTAAACACGTACGGCAGGTTATGCCGCGACGCCGTCTGGCCGACCTGCTCGGCGATCTGCAGGCAGAGCTCGCCGGACTCGGCGGCGCACGGCCCGGCGATCAGAAAAAATCTTCCGGCTGCGATCTGTGTCATTGTGTCCGTCATATCGGCTCTGAATATAGGCTCGCAGGGTCCGAACGCCAGCGATAAAGTTCTCGACCTCTGCCCGTTACCACCCCGACACGCGGTAGTGCCAGACCACGCGGTCGCTGTCAGATGTAACGTACCGGTCGGCGCCGACACTGGGATTCGAGTCGTTGACCGAGTAGATCCAGTACGTTTCGCGGGTGACCTCGAGCGTGTCGATTGCGGTCACAAATGTTCCGAGACTGCTCTGTTTATACTGCACCTGGTGGCTTTCCATCAAGAGGGCCAATACGGTTGTCGAGTCACGTCCGACCAGTTCGATTCTGGCCAGGTCGCCCTGTTCCGACGAATCCGACCGCTCGGCTTTGTCTCCGCACCCGGCGGCCATCAGCATCAGCAGAAGCATCAAGGCGCCAAAGAAGTACTGGCGCCGCTGGATACAATTTGCCATCATATCAACATTCTCCCGTTCGTGCTACAATTAGCCGGATCGGGCGTTCCGCGTCAACGGAGTTCTTCTCGGGGTGTAGTCATGGCACAATCGGCACAGCGTCTCGGGCACCTGTTGGACCGCTCCATCCAGACGGCGTGGCATTACCGCGGTCTCTGGCTGCTGGGGATATTCGCCGGCTACGGCATGAACTTCAATCTGAAGGCCCCCTCAGGGGAACCGATAGCAGGCACGGTTGGACCGTTGACCACCAGTCTCCCTTTTCCATCGGTCTGGTCCGTTGTCTATCTGCTGGCCCTGTTCTTCCTGTGTTATACGATCGCCGTACCCGCCCTCGTGTCGGCAATCAGCAGCCTCAACCGCACCGGATCATATCGGTTTGGAGAGAGCCTGCTGATCGGGGTTGACGTGTTTTTCCCGATTCTCGGACTGAGTTTGACCGGTGTCGTGCTTTTGATGCTGCCGGCAACGGTACTCGCTGCGCTCGCCGGGTTGTTGTTTGCGATCTCGACGATCTTAGGGGTGGTGTCGTTGATCGTCATCGTTCCGGCGGGACTTCTCCTGATCTTTCTCTACGCATCGCTTGTCAATCTCTCGATCAGGGACATAACGATTCGCCGCGCCCGACTGCTCGATTCGCTGCAGACATCGTGGCGGTTTGTGCGAAGGCACACCAGACGCACATTTGGCGTTTTTTTGATTTCGGTCGGATTCGTGGCGGCGGCCTTTGTCGCCCTGCGCTTCTGCTTTCACCTCGTGCAGCTGGTGGCATCGCTCTTCAGCGCCGAAGCCGGTGAGTCGCTGCCGACTCTGTATGCCGTACTATTCGGTTTGCCGTTTTCCATTATCGTGGGCGGGTTCTTTGGCGTGTGCGCCGAAGGGCTCTACACGTTTTTCTATCTCTCCGTCGAGGAGCCGTCGCGCGATGATATCTGGGCGACCACTGGCGCCCGGGACAAACACAAGGACTGATCCACTCGTCGAACCTTGCACGGCGGCGAAATACGGCTAAACATTTAGTTGATCGCGTTCACCTGCCCTGAATATATTGACCGCGAACGTAGT is part of the Candidatus Zixiibacteriota bacterium genome and harbors:
- a CDS encoding HAD hydrolase family protein codes for the protein MTDRVVERLDREQFIERLKRVRLLALDVDGVLTDDSLYFGPDGFEMKRFNIGDGFLIVLAMRAGLEIAIVSGRYSPATDTRMKDLGVANVLQGQKDKVSMLTPLLERLHIGFDEVAFVGNDLLDLKLARAVGLPIAVADAVDEMQAASMWVTQKKGGFGAVREILTMYFEAIGKDPKEFIRG
- a CDS encoding DUF4430 domain-containing protein, translating into MMANCIQRRQYFFGALMLLLMLMAAGCGDKAERSDSSEQGDLARIELVGRDSTTVLALLMESHQVQYKQSSLGTFVTAIDTLEVTRETYWIYSVNDSNPSVGADRYVTSDSDRVVWHYRVSGW
- the kdsA gene encoding 3-deoxy-8-phosphooctulonate synthase → MTQIAAGRFFLIAGPCAAESGELCLQIAEQVGQTASRHNLPYVFKASFKKANRLSKGSYAGPGLDEGLAILRRVKERTGLPILTDIHETGEIDAAAEVADILQIPAFLCRQTDLVVGAARTGRWVNIKKGQFLAPDDMAKIAAKAESKKIMLTERGVSFGYHTLVVDFRSLLIMRETGYPVIYDVTHSLQLPGGAGATSSGQPQYVIPMAKAAVAVGIDGLFVETHPDPSKARSDAGAMLPLAKMEQLIEEVLRVREAAHR